Genomic segment of bacterium:
GAGTCCGCTCAGCCATACATCCCGCCGCCACGATCAGAGCGGTCGGATGTTGCCGACGATACGAGCGCAGAAGTGTTCGTGCTTTTCGTTCCGCGTTGGCGGTGACGGCACACGTGTTGACGACGAAGATGTCCGCCTGCGTTGCCCGATCAACGACGTCGTAGCCCGCCGCGCGAAACTGAGCGAGAATCTGTTCGCTCTCGTACTGATTCAACTTGCAGCCGAGTGTAGCGACCGATGCCGTTCGCGGAGGAGATGGGTTCTCCTCTACGTCACCGAAATGCTCGGATACGGCTTGCATGCTCCTTGTGGCGGATCCTCTACTCGCGAGGCTCGCCGCCTTCTTCACCCTCCTCGCCTTTCGTGGGAGATTCTTCAGGGGGAGTTATTTCTTTCCCAGAGGACGGTTGATCCACTGTCGGCGGCAACGGAGTCGGCGGCTCATCCATGTCGCTGCCGATAATATACTGCTGGTAGGCATCGTCCTCCGGCTCTTCGGCGGCCGACTCCTCCGCCGGCGCCTGGGCCGCCAAAATGATCTTCTTCGACTCCTTGTCGAACTCAATCACCTCGAGCTGCAATTCCTCACCGACCGAGATCGCTTGCTTGCCGCCGCGAGTAACGCGCTTCAGTTGGCTGTTGGGAGCGAAGCCCTCCACGTCCTTCGGCAATTCGACGACCACGCCTTTTTCGAGAACGCGCGCAACTTTGCCGGTGGTTCGCGTTCCCACCGCATAGAGCTGCGCGAACTCATCCCACGGATTCGCCTGTGCCTGTTTGAGTCCAAGCGCAATGCGACGTTCATTCCGATCGAAACCGAGGACGACGATCTCGACCTCTTCTCCTTTCTTCAGAATCTCACCGGGGTGACGCACGCGCTTCGTCCACGACAGATCGGAAATGTGAACGAGACCGTCAATGCCGTCTTCCAGTTCGACGAACGCCCCAAACGGTACGAGATCGCGAACCCGTCCGACGTGGCGCGTTCCCACCGCGTATTTGATTTCGAGGTTCTCCCACGGATCCGGCTCCACCTGCTTCAGTCCCAAAGAGATCTTGCGATTCTCCTTGTCAATACTGAGGACGACCACGTCAATTTCATCGCCCACCGATAGAAGGGCCGAGGGATGCTTGATATGCTGAGTCCAGCTCATTTCACTGATGTGAACCAGCCCTTCGAGACCTTTCTCGAGCTCAACGAATGCTCCGTAGCGGGCAATCGAAACGACGCGCCCATGCACTTTCGCTCCCACCGGATACTTCTCTTCCACTCCTTCCCAGGGATGAGGCTGGAGTTGTTTCAGCCCGATGGAGATGCGCTGGCGCTCCTTGTCGTAGTCGAGAACCTTGACGGTGATCTTCGAATCGAGTTGAACCAGCTCGGACGGATGACTGACGCGTCCCCAGGAGAGATCGGTGATGTGCAGCAAACCGTCCACACCCCCGAGATCAACAAAGACGCCGAAATCGGTGATGTTCTTCACGCTACCGGTCATCACGTCGCCGACCTTGAGCTCGCCGAGCACCTTCTCGCGGATTCCGGCCAGGCTCTCTTCGACGATCACTTTTCGCGAAACCACGATATTCTTGCGCATATCGTTCAGCTTCACGATCCGAAATTCCATTTCGTTTCCGACGAGGGCGTCAAAGTCCCGCACCGGATGCACGTCAATCTGTGAACCGGGAAGGAACGCGTCTATCGAGAGGACGTCCACCACGAAACCGCCCTTGATGCGACGCATGACCTTGCCGCGGATAATCTCCTGATCGCGATAGATCGCTCCAATGCGCTCCCAAATCTTGAGGAAGTCCGCCTTTCTCTTGGAAAGGATCAACTGTCCTTCAGCATCTTCCACACGATCAAGATAGACCTCGACGTCATCGCCGACGTTGAACGATTCACCGGGCGCGAATTCCTCAATGGCAACCGTGCCCTCGGACTTGAATCCAATGTCAATCGAGATTTCTTTCTCGCCGACGGCGATAATCTTGCCCTTGATGATTTCGCCCTCGCGGAACTCCATAATCATCTTCTCATAGAGTGCCGCCAAGTCCTGAGTCTCATGGGACTCGGTCTTGCTTTCGGGCAGTTCCTCCGGGCGGACCTTGCGACCGCGAAAACGCACTTCTTCGACGATTCTCTGAGGCTCAACGGACGCCGGCACAGGTTCGCCGGCGGGTGTCGGCTCAGGAGATGGGTTTGGGGTTTGATTCATAGAAGATTCCCGATTGCTTTGCGCCCGCCCGGGAACTTGACGGGGTTGAGTTGAAACAGATTATCTGAGACGTTCATCATCAATCACACTTCGCTCATAGACCGGTCCCCTGGACGGCGATGGATCCTGAGCGAAAACCAGCGACAGATCGCGAATGCGCTCCACGACGGCGTCCGACACGGCCTGATAGAGCTCCCGTCCCCGAAGACCCTCCGGCATCAGTTCCGAGGCCGGGATCGAATGCCCGAACGTAACCGCCACTCCCGGTCGGCCTCGCAATCTCGGTGATGCTTGGGCCGTCCCGTGAAGATAGGCCGGAATGACCGGCGCGCCCGAAAGACACACGACCCAACCCAGACCCAGCTTCGGCTTCAGGAATCCATCTTCCGGCGCGCGGGTGCCCTCGGGGAAAAACGCCAGAGCTCCATTCTGCCGGAGGACGTCCAAACATTTAGCCAGTGCCGTACGGTCAAACTCACCGCGGCGGACGGGAAAGGCATTCAGATAACGGAGGAATCGCCCGAGCAGCGCGTTGCGAAAAAGTTCCTCCTTGGCAAAGTAGTGAAGTTCACGCCGGACCACCGCTCCCAGCAGCGGCGGATCGTAGTTCGAGCGATGGTTCGACGCGACGATAATCGGGCCGGACTCGGGAATGTTCTCAACGCCGTGAATGGAGATTCCGCATCCCAAACGGAATAGTCCCTGAGCCAATCCCCGAACCAGGGCATACCCCTGACGCATGGATCAACCTTTGCGCCGCGCGGCCATCACCTTCCTGGCCATTTCCACCACATGCTCGACCTGATCCCCGATCGTGAGATGTGTCGTGTCAAGCTCGATGGCATCTTGCGCCTTGCGAAGAGGACTGTGCGCGCGCGTTGAATCCCGATCATCGCGAGTCCGAATGGCGGATTCAACCTCGTCAAGGCTCTGCTCGATGCCACGACCAAGCATCTCCTTGCGTCGCCGCTTCGCGCGCGTCTTGACGTCCGCGACCAAGAATATCTTCACGTCGGCGTCGGGAAAAACCACCGTGCCGATGTCCCGGCCGTCCAACACGATCCCGCCCGACTTGCCGAGTTCGCGTTGCCATCCGACGAGGTGCTCGCGAACGCTCGGATCTTCCGACACCGGACCCACCCACAGCGATACTTCGGGCGAACGGATCTCATCGGTCACGTCTTCATCGTCGAGAAGGATTCTTGTTTGTGACCGATCTTCCTTCTGGCTGACCGTCGTCGCACGCAGAAGGGCAGCCACTTTGCCCGCGTCGGTCAATTCGATTCCGCAACGGAGCATCTTGAGAGCGACGGCACGATACATCGCACCCGTATCCACGTGCATGTATCCGAGCCGTTGAGCGACCAACTTGGCGGTCGAGGATTTCCCGCTGCTGGCCGGGCCGTCTATGGCGATCACTAATCCGGACGACCGACTCACGATTTGATTCGACCACCCTTCTCTTCTTCGATGAAGATGTGCGTGACGATCTTTCCGGCAAAGAACTCTTCTCCCTCACCCAACATGCACCGTTCCCACGGAAAGGCGGACGAAGTGTCTTCCGCCGCTTCGCCCGTGGTAGCCGCGTAGAAGTCGGCGATGCGCTGCTGCCACTTCTTCATGTTGGACGGTCGCAGATCCAGCCAGCCCTTGTCCGCCCATTCATCTATGCAGCCGTCCCACATCGGAATTTCATTGCTGCCGGAGTAGGCCGGGATTTTCACTTCCGGGCCACGCAGAATGCTCTTGCCGTCGGGAAGAAGAATGGGAACGCCGATCGAGATTATCGTGGCCCGCAGCTTCGAATCCTTCCGGAGAATGCTCCAAAGCTCTTCGGAGACGACCTCCGGTCTGATGTTCACCGACGACGACGGATCCGGATACGCCCGTTTGATCAGGTGCGCCTCATAAAGCAGTTTGGAAAGGTGCGGCGGGCCGAGCATTTCAAACGCGACACTCGAAATCCCGTGTTCATGCTCGAGACGTTGCATCTCTCCCAAGGCTGCGCCCCGCAGAATGGCGGCTCGATACGACGGCCCCATCGCGACCGCGTCCAACGCTCCCACGACGTCGAAACCGCTGTTGCCGCCCTCGATTTCCCACAACACGGCATCGGCGATTTCCTCGGGAGTTACGAACTCCATTTGCTGTGCCGCCGTGATCGTGAAAAACTCCCCGGCCGAGAAGATTCCGTTTTCTCCCGTGTCAATAAACACCGATTTCAGATTATCTCCCGTTGATTCGCCGCTGTCGGGGTGATTCCTTACGAACGTTCCGCCCAGAAGCTCGGGCTTCTCGGGACTGCAATCGTAGAGCGGAATGGGACGGCCGCCCCGAAGCACTTCGCCGTACGCGATTCTCTTCCAGGCGATTGCCGCCGCCGGTTTGACCTCCTTGACGTACGGACAACCCGGTGTGCGCGCCATCAGAAACAGCAACATGGTATGCGCGCCGGCCATGGAAGATTTGGCGAGGAGTTGCGCCGACGGCTTTTCTTCGGAATGTGTGTACGGAATATTGAAACCCATGCCGCCGGTGCCGGTCGTCCCCACTTTAATGTACGTGTGAACCCCCGTCTGACTGGACGATTCCGCCAAGACCTGAATGTGGCGGATCAGCTGCGGGACATAGACCGTTCCGCAAAAACGCTCCATCCGGTCAAGGATAGAATCGTCCACCGGAGTCCGCTTGGCGTGCATTTCGAAGATACTCTTCACGTCGTAGTACGCCGAATAGATGTCCTGATAGGCGAATCCCGTTGCGGCATTCACGCAATCCACGATAACGTCGGGACGGTGCTCCGCAATAAGACGATGCAGGAAGAACACCTTCAGCCGTTCGGGCGTCAGCTTCTCGAAAACGTCTTCGATGAATTGCCGTCGAAGCTGCGGTTTGCTCATAACTTCGCGACGAGGAATGTCTTTGAAATCCTCGCGTACGAAGATGTCTCCCCACGCCGGGGTCATGGTGACCTTGGGAAACTCGGCTTCGAGCTCGCGGACCGCCTCCTCGGCCTCCGACTGTCGAAGCGAAAGCACGATAATCTTCGACGGCCCGCGCGAAAGAATTCGACGACAGACCGCCATGCCAACAAGCCCCCACCCGCCCAGCACCATCACGGTTGAATTTCTCAGCATCATGGGTTGGCGTCCTTCTCGGGATCAGTTACTTCAACCGGTGGGATCGGCCACCGGCCATTATCCGTTTCCTCCGTGGGATCAATCGTATGTGGATCGGAGGATGATTCGTCGGTACCGAGCTCCATTTGGGCGTGCTCCTCTTCGCGTCGCTGGCCCCACTCGCGCAACAGCTCGGAATCTCTCGGCAAATCAGACAGGTCGGACAGTCCGAAATGCTTCAGGAAGTCCGGCGTGGTCTCGTACAACAAGGGTCGCCCCAGCACGTTGGCTCGACCGCGCACCGCGATCAAGCGGCGGTCCAGCAGCGTCCGCAGAACACCGCCGCAATCCACGCCGCGAATTTCGTCAATCTCCGTCCGCGTGACCGGACCGCGAAAGGCAATGACGGCCAGCGTCTCGAGAGCCGCCCGTGACAGGCGAGAACGAGCCCGCTCGGCAAACAGTTTGCGCAGAACTCCGGAGTAGTCCCGGCGCGTGAAAAACTGGTAGCCGCCGGCGACGTGCAGAATCTCGAAAGCGCGTCCTTCCCGCTCATAATCCATGTTCAGCTCACGCACGAGATCGGGCAGCTTCGTAGCGTGCCGCTTGCCAACCGCCGCCGTAA
This window contains:
- the rpsA gene encoding 30S ribosomal protein S1, translating into MPASVEPQRIVEEVRFRGRKVRPEELPESKTESHETQDLAALYEKMIMEFREGEIIKGKIIAVGEKEISIDIGFKSEGTVAIEEFAPGESFNVGDDVEVYLDRVEDAEGQLILSKRKADFLKIWERIGAIYRDQEIIRGKVMRRIKGGFVVDVLSIDAFLPGSQIDVHPVRDFDALVGNEMEFRIVKLNDMRKNIVVSRKVIVEESLAGIREKVLGELKVGDVMTGSVKNITDFGVFVDLGGVDGLLHITDLSWGRVSHPSELVQLDSKITVKVLDYDKERQRISIGLKQLQPHPWEGVEEKYPVGAKVHGRVVSIARYGAFVELEKGLEGLVHISEMSWTQHIKHPSALLSVGDEIDVVVLSIDKENRKISLGLKQVEPDPWENLEIKYAVGTRHVGRVRDLVPFGAFVELEDGIDGLVHISDLSWTKRVRHPGEILKKGEEVEIVVLGFDRNERRIALGLKQAQANPWDEFAQLYAVGTRTTGKVARVLEKGVVVELPKDVEGFAPNSQLKRVTRGGKQAISVGEELQLEVIEFDKESKKIILAAQAPAEESAAEEPEDDAYQQYIIGSDMDEPPTPLPPTVDQPSSGKEITPPEESPTKGEEGEEGGEPRE
- a CDS encoding 1-acyl-sn-glycerol-3-phosphate acyltransferase, which produces MRQGYALVRGLAQGLFRLGCGISIHGVENIPESGPIIVASNHRSNYDPPLLGAVVRRELHYFAKEELFRNALLGRFLRYLNAFPVRRGEFDRTALAKCLDVLRQNGALAFFPEGTRAPEDGFLKPKLGLGWVVCLSGAPVIPAYLHGTAQASPRLRGRPGVAVTFGHSIPASELMPEGLRGRELYQAVSDAVVERIRDLSLVFAQDPSPSRGPVYERSVIDDERLR
- the cmk gene encoding (d)CMP kinase gives rise to the protein MSRSSGLVIAIDGPASSGKSSTAKLVAQRLGYMHVDTGAMYRAVALKMLRCGIELTDAGKVAALLRATTVSQKEDRSQTRILLDDEDVTDEIRSPEVSLWVGPVSEDPSVREHLVGWQRELGKSGGIVLDGRDIGTVVFPDADVKIFLVADVKTRAKRRRKEMLGRGIEQSLDEVESAIRTRDDRDSTRAHSPLRKAQDAIELDTTHLTIGDQVEHVVEMARKVMAARRKG
- a CDS encoding short-chain dehydrogenase, producing the protein MMLRNSTVMVLGGWGLVGMAVCRRILSRGPSKIIVLSLRQSEAEEAVRELEAEFPKVTMTPAWGDIFVREDFKDIPRREVMSKPQLRRQFIEDVFEKLTPERLKVFFLHRLIAEHRPDVIVDCVNAATGFAYQDIYSAYYDVKSIFEMHAKRTPVDDSILDRMERFCGTVYVPQLIRHIQVLAESSSQTGVHTYIKVGTTGTGGMGFNIPYTHSEEKPSAQLLAKSSMAGAHTMLLFLMARTPGCPYVKEVKPAAAIAWKRIAYGEVLRGGRPIPLYDCSPEKPELLGGTFVRNHPDSGESTGDNLKSVFIDTGENGIFSAGEFFTITAAQQMEFVTPEEIADAVLWEIEGGNSGFDVVGALDAVAMGPSYRAAILRGAALGEMQRLEHEHGISSVAFEMLGPPHLSKLLYEAHLIKRAYPDPSSSVNIRPEVVSEELWSILRKDSKLRATIISIGVPILLPDGKSILRGPEVKIPAYSGSNEIPMWDGCIDEWADKGWLDLRPSNMKKWQQRIADFYAATTGEAAEDTSSAFPWERCMLGEGEEFFAGKIVTHIFIEEEKGGRIKS
- the scpB gene encoding SMC-Scp complex subunit ScpB; translation: MSEPEENRDELHDSMVENDPVEAEEPERDGSFLKAAAEALIFASTEPLTESQFTAAVGKRHATKLPDLVRELNMDYEREGRAFEILHVAGGYQFFTRRDYSGVLRKLFAERARSRLSRAALETLAVIAFRGPVTRTEIDEIRGVDCGGVLRTLLDRRLIAVRGRANVLGRPLLYETTPDFLKHFGLSDLSDLPRDSELLREWGQRREEEHAQMELGTDESSSDPHTIDPTEETDNGRWPIPPVEVTDPEKDANP